Part of the Oerskovia paurometabola genome is shown below.
CTCCGGACGGACGGGCACCTTCGCGTCCGTCCGTCCGGTGTCCGTCCGTTCACGCGGGATAGGTCTCCTGCACCAGCTCAAAACGGGCGCCGGTGTCGCGGACCTCGCGGACGATCTCGCAGACCCGCGTCCGCCCGAGCCCGAGCTGCCGTGCGATCTCCCGACCGGGCGTCCCTTCGCGCGCGAGACGCTCGATCTCCGGGCGGACGGCCTCGACCGACACGGACGGGCGGCGCGGCGGACGGGCAGTGCCCGTCCCCGTGTCCGCGTGCCCGTCCGCCTCAGCGGCGCTCGCGGCCACGGACAGCTCGTCGAGACGCTCATCCTCGGCCGCGACCGGCGGGGCGGCCTGCTCGATCTCCTCGAGCACGGCGAGGGGGTCCGGCGTCCGTCCATCCGCCGTGCCGTCCGGAGCGCTGTCCATCCGCGCGTCCGCCCGTCCGTCCGCCTCCGCAGCGCTCGCGGCTTCGGTGTCCGGTTTGGCGACGATGAGGCCGGCCGCGGTGTGCACGGCGATGAGTACGCCGATCGGGAAGAGCGCGGCGAGGGCGACCCCGACGATGCCTTGCCAGCCGCCGGGGCCGGCGTCCCAGGCGTGGGCGCCGTTCGCGGCTGAGGAGACGAGGGTCCAGAGCGTTACCCAGCTCCATGCCTGCCGGGCACGACGCTTCTCGCCGCGGGCCTGGTGGACGACGCCGGCGCCGGTGTAGGCGAGGATCGCGCCCTCGATGAAGACGGGCACGAGCCACGCCATGGCCGGGGCGATGCCGGCCCAGGCCGCGACGGCCGACAGTCCCGCGTAGGACAGCGCAGCGGACGCGCCGACGAGCGCGGCGATCAGCACCAGGACCACGGCGAGGACGGCCGTCCGGTCAGGGTTGATGCGGGCCGGGCTGTGGACGGTCGTCTGGGCGGTCATGGCGGACCTCTCGGCGTCGGGGCGGTGCGGGAGAGTCTGGGCGGCGGCGGTGGCGCTCATGCTGCGATCCGGCGGTGTGCGATGGCTCGTGCTGCGGCGATGGTCTCGGGGGTGGCGGGGCGTGCGGCGGCGTGGGCGTCGTGCTCGGCGAGCAGGCGCTGCACGGGCGAGGGGCCGCGCTCGACGGCGGGGGTGACGACGACGGGCTGGGGCTGGGTGCTGGTGGCGAGTGCGGCGAGGCGGTAGCGGAGCAGGCCCGGACCGCGGGCCCCGGTGAAGTCCTGGGCCCCGAGCTCGGCGGCGAGCGCGTGGCGGGTCCAGCCCGCGGCACGCAGCGAGGCGGCGTGCGCGCGGGCCGCGGTGGCCGTCAGGCCGACCGCCAGGGGGTGTGACCGGATCTCCTCCACCAACCCGTCGTCGGGTCGCTCCTGGCCCTGCTCGTCGTCGACGACGGGGGCCGGGCTCTGGTTGGTGGGATGGGGAGAGGGATGAGGAAGGGGATCGGGGACGTCTGCCGACACCCTCTCGTCGCAAGGCGACACCCTGTCGTCGTCTGCCGACACCACCGGGCGCGCGCTCGGGCGACCCGTCGCGACGGCGGGCCGCGTCGCGGCGATGTCGTCGGGGATCGTCAGTGCGTACCTGGTCGTCGCGCCCGTCGTGCCGGGGACGGTGATCGTGAGCCACCCGAGCTCGCGCAGCCGGCGCACGGCGCCGGCAGAGGAGGTCCGCTTGAGTCCGGTGCGCTGCTGCAGGCGCTCGACGGCGACCCAGACGCGCAGGGTGCCGCTCGAGGCGTGGTCGGCGTAGGCGAGCGCGACGATCTTCTCGGTCGTGCTGAGGTCGGATGCCCAGATCGCGTCACGCCAGGCGTACATGCGCCGCGCGGAGTCGATGGGGTTGGGGGCTGCGCCGGGGGTCGTCACCGTGCGCAGGCTGATAGCGTGTGCGTCAGCCATGAGAGGAGCCTCTATCTCTTCTGGTGGTGAGGCCCCGGAGAGTGTTACCAGCACTCGTCGGGGCCGTTCTATGTCGTTGTGGTCGTCACTGTAGCGCAGAGTTTCGGCGTCTACGACACAGCCCCGCCCCTCGTCACGAGGGCCGGGGCTGTTCGCATTCGTTGCTGCAATTCTGCTGCACGAACGCGTTGCGCATCGTCAAGACCTGGCAAAATTCGCAGGTGACAGGGGTAGGGCAGGTGGGGCTTGAACCCACGACCGGCGGATTATGAGTCCGATGCTCTGACCGACTGAGCTACTGCCCCTCGGCGGACAAGCGTACCGGCAGGCGAGCGCTGGACGGGCGCGCGGGCAGTACCGTGTCTGGCATGGCTCTGTTCGCCCGTAGCTCCCTGCCCGACGACGCCCGCAGGTCCCTGCGCCTCGCCCCGAAGGACGCGGTGCTCGCTTCCGCGCAGCTCGTCGGCGGGTCGTGGGCGGTCGCGACCCGCACCGTCCTGGCCACGACCGGGGATGCCGCAACCTCGCGCCCGTGGTGCGACGTGGACAAGGCGGGATACGACCCGGCCACCGCGTCGATCACGGTCGAGTGGGTCGACGGCACCGCTCCCCTGATCCTGCACTTCGCCGACGTCAAGCGCACCGCTCTGGCCCAGACGGTCCGGGAACGGGTGCAGTCCTCGGTGGTCCTCGCGGAGGTCGTGACGCTCGGTGGCGGGCGCTCCGCCAAGGTCGCCGTCCGCCGTGACAGCGACGGCTCGCTCTTCTCCCAGGTCGTCGCCGAGGCAGGCGTGGACCTGGAAGATGCCCGGACGCGGGCTGTGATCGACGCCGCGGAGGACCGGGTCCGATCGATGTCCGGACTACCCCTCTGATGCTGATAGAGTTTTCTCCGGTCGCCCAACCGGTGAAGATCGGTGGGTGAGCGGTCCCGCGTAGCTCAGCTGGCAGAGCATCCGACTGTTAATCGGACGGTCGTAGGTTCAAGTCCTACCGCGGGAGCAGGACACGAGGCCCCTGGTCTGCGGAAACGCAGACCAGGGGCCTTCTGCATCTCCCCTGACGAGGCACCACGATCCGGCGCCCGGCCGACCGCCCCACCGCGATGTGACCTTCGTCGCACGGCGCGACCGTCGACCGCAGGTCGCGCAGGGAACCCCCACGCCCCCGGATCCTCAGACCCGCTCGCGCAGCTCCCGGCGCTCCTTCTCGACCGACAGCAGCTCGGCGAATGCGGCCCCGTACG
Proteins encoded:
- a CDS encoding DUF2637 domain-containing protein codes for the protein MSATAAAQTLPHRPDAERSAMTAQTTVHSPARINPDRTAVLAVVLVLIAALVGASAALSYAGLSAVAAWAGIAPAMAWLVPVFIEGAILAYTGAGVVHQARGEKRRARQAWSWVTLWTLVSSAANGAHAWDAGPGGWQGIVGVALAALFPIGVLIAVHTAAGLIVAKPDTEAASAAEADGRADARMDSAPDGTADGRTPDPLAVLEEIEQAAPPVAAEDERLDELSVAASAAEADGHADTGTGTARPPRRPSVSVEAVRPEIERLAREGTPGREIARQLGLGRTRVCEIVREVRDTGARFELVQETYPA